Part of the Arcobacter sp. F155 genome, GACCCTTTTATTTGGTCATTAATTGGTTTTATGGCAATTATATCTACAGGCTCACAATGGTTTTTAACAAAGGCATATAGTTTAAGCAAGGCTAGTATTATTGGGGTTGTTAGTTACACAAATATTCCATTTGCATTAGGATTTGGGGTTATGTTAGGAGATAAATTTCCTGATATTTATACGTTTGTTGGTATTGTTTTGATTGTAGTTGGGGGAATTTTAGTTAGTAAAAAGTAGATTTTATAAAGTAGCAAAAGCTACTTTATAGTTTGGTATTATAAAACAGTAACGTTTTCTGCTTGAAGACCTTTATCAGATTCACCAATTTCAAATGAAACTTCTTGACCTTCTTCTAAAGAAACTCTTCCATATCCTGGGTTGTTGATTTGTCTAAAGTGAACAAATACGTCTTTTCCACCATCTTTTTGTTCGATAAAACCGAAACCTTTTTCACTGTTGAACCATTTTACTGTTCCGTTTACTAATGTTGCCATTGTAATTCCTTTTTGTTTAAATCATTTCTAAAAGCATAATATGAGGTTCTCTATAGGTTGGATGTACTGTATAACGAAGGCTATCAATATAACGCAGACTAAAGATGTAACTCGAACCATCTTTTTTAATTGCGTGCATTATACTGTACTTTTCTGGTATTTAATCTTAAAGTAAAATTTATTTTTCAATATAATGATGATAAAATCTAAATTAAAAAGAAAAACATGTTTAAAACTGACGATTATTGGGAAGAAGAGTTTACTGAATATAAATCAAAAGAGATGTATAAAATCTATTTTGATAATTGTACATTTATAAAATGCGACTTCTCTAAAGCACTTATTCACTCTTGTAAGTTTACTGAATGTACTTTTATAAATTGTGATTTATCTTTAATTACTTTAAAGTCTTCAACTTTCAATGATGTAAAGTTTGAAAATTCAAAACTTATAGGTGTCTCATGGAGTTCTTGCCAAGAACCTTTTGATATTAGTTTTGACTCTTGTAATATTTCACAAAACTCTTTTCATCTTTTAGACTTAAGAAAAATAGTATTTAAAAACTCTCTTATTAAAGATAGTGGTTTTGAGGAATGTAACCTAGAAGGTGCCATTTTTGATAACTGTGACTTGGAGCTTTCTTCATTTATAAGTAATAGTTTAATAAAAGCAAACTTTGAGACATCAAGAAACTATTTTATAGATCCTAAATCAAATGATTTAAAAGATGCAAGTTTCTCTTTACCTGAAGCACTTAGCTTTTTATCTTTACTTCCAATCAAAATTAAATAAATTTAGATAAAATAATCTAAATAAAAATAAAGGCTAAAGTTATGAAAAAAGTTATTGAAATATCTGAAAATAAAAACTATAGTGCTGTTGATTTAGGTGATTTAAATAAACTTATGGAGTACTCTTTAATTCATCCTATAAATAAACAAGAAATAGAAGGAAAAGTATTTTTAAAAGATTCTACAAAATCAAGTGGTACTGAGATATCTTTTAACTCTTTGCCTGCAAATACAGCTCAGCCGTATTTTCATATTCATAATAAAAATGAAGAGACATATATTATTTTAAAAGGACATGGCTTTTTTCAAGTAGATGATGACTGTTTTGAAATAAAAGAGGGGAGTACAATTAGAGTTGCGCCTAAAGGTGTAAGAGGTATAAAAAACTCTTCTGATGATATTATGATTTATTTAGTAGTTCAATCAAAAGAAAACTCTTTAGAAGAACATACTACAGCTGATGGAACAAGAGTTCCTTACGAAGCAAAGTGGCAATAAGTAAAAATTATTTTCTAGTTTAGTACTTAATATTTTATACAGTCATTTGAACTTTTTTCAAGCTCTTTTTTGTATTGCTTAGGTGTTTGATTAAACCATTTTTTAAAACTTCTAAAAAAAGAGTTTGTTTCTTTATAGCATAAGTAAATAGAGATAGTAGTTGTATCAAGTCCCTTTTTTAAGTAATACAAGCAAAGTTTCTTTCTAATATCTTCAACTATATGAGAGTAACTTATTTTTTCTTTTTTTAATCTCTTTTGTAAAACTCTTGGGTGTAAATCAAGTTTTTTAGAAATAGTCTCTAAAGATATATCAAGTTCCATGATAGAAGAGAAAACAAGAGCAGATATTTTTGTTTTATAGCTTTCTTTGTTTAGATTTAAATTTAGTAGCTGTTCTAGCTCATTTTTGTAGTATTCAAATTCATTTTTATTTGCTGAAATTAGATTGATATTTTCAATATCTTTATCAAAATATATTGCATTTTCATCTTGTGAAAAGTTGACTTTTATATTTGAGATATACTTTGTATCAAATAGCTTATCTTGCATTAGATTTATATATTTGGGAACTATCTCTTTAGAACTTAATTTATTAAGTAAGTGTAAAAAAGCAAATAGATGAATAAATATTTTGTTGTGTTCAATATTTAAAAGACCTTCTTCTTTTGAGTTTGTATAAATACTTAACTTATAGTATTCATTAGTTTCTAAAAGTGTAGGTTTAATACTATTTCCTATTAGACAATAGTACGTGCTAAGAAGTTTTAAACTATGAGCTATAGAGGATGAATTTAATACTAAGTATCCTAAAATTCCTAAATCTTTTGGTTTTGCCTGTTTTGATAGTTCTATCAAGATTTCATAGCTTTTATATTCTTGAATACAAAAATTTAATAAATCATTAACTTCTTTGATATCTATTTTATTAATATTATTTTCTTTTAAATATTTTTCTTTATCAAAAATGTATTTTGATTCTAAAAGATTAGAGATTAGGTTAAAAAGTATTAAAGGAAAGTTTGCATTCAAAAAGTGCCTTTGTTCGTGAAAAGATATAAACTATATTTAGTTTTGATTGTACAATAAAAAAATTAAACAAAAAGGATTTAAAATGCACTATTATGAGTTTATAAAGGCATTTCATTTAATCAGTATTATTATTTGGTTTTCAAGTAGTATTTATCTACTAAAAACTCTTTTTTTTCATAAAAATTTACTTGAGATAAAAGAGTTGCAAATAATAAAAAAGCTAAAGCAAAAAGAGATTTTTATTTATAGATATGTTTCCTCTTTGTCTTTTGTTTTTGCCGTGATTTTTGGGATTGTATTAATTATACAGAATAGTGCTTTATTGCAAAGTGGATATTGGATATATACAAAGTTCTTTTTTATCTCTTTACTTGCCATAGCCCATCATTATATTCGTGTTTTCATGGATGAGCTATTTTCTACTAAGTTAAAATATTTTGAGTATTTGATTCTTTTTATTGTGTTAGTTTTATCAATAGTGCTTTTTCTAACTATTACTAAACTTTTTTAAAAATCATTTTATAGTTTTTATAGAAGTTTATATTTTCCATTAAAAGTAGAGCAATTACACCCATAACCCAATATAAAAACCATAATGAAATCATACCTTCAAAACTTCCTTCACTAAAGTAGTCAACTACTTGAAAGATAAGGAAAAACATAACAATAGATTTAAAAGATAAGTTTGAGTTTTTATTAAAGTCTATTAACTCATAATCTTTTAATTTAATTTTGAAAAATATGAAAGCAAGTGATAATGGGATTAATCCTAAGATAAAAAGATATTCACCTTTTATTATTTCTAATGTTTTTTCTTGTCCAAATACAAAAAAGTATGTGCTAAGGATTCCTATTAAGGCTAGTGGAAATAGTATTTTTGGGTTATTCAATTTTTTGTCCTAATTTTTATTTGGAATTCTATCAAAATAGGAATTAAAGACAAAGTTTTATTAAACCTATTTTAATTAGGATTGATATTAAAAGCTAAGCTTGATAGCTTAGCTTTTTAGGTTAAAATTTATAAGTATATTTAGCAGAGATTACATGGTTTGTGTAATCACTACCTTCTCCTTGAAAGTTGTAAGAGAAGTTAATATTCGTTAAATCATTAATATTATTTTCATATCCAATACCAAGGTCATAACTAAATCTACCATTATCAATACCTTCTGTTTCAAAAGATAAACCAGAAGCACCTTGATAAGAAGAAGATACAATATTATTATCATCTTTTAAGTCATAACCAATATTTATATTTCCAAATAGATTTGAGTTTTCATTTAGTTTATAAAATCCAAGAGCTCCTACACCTAAGATAAGCTCATTTGAAGTAAATTTATCAACCTCTAAATTTAAAGCATCAGCTCCACTTTCACTATAATTTGGAGATTCAAAATGTCTATATGTAGTTGATACTAAAGGTTGTAATAGAAGTTTTTCATTTACTCTATAATCTCTTAATAGTCTTAAATCTACAGATGCTACTTTTGAAGTATAATCAGCTTTTGCATTAGTACCCATAAACTCGATACCTCTATTACTTGTTGTATCTTGCCAAGAGTATCCTACTTGATAAAGAAGATTTGTTTTATTATCAAAAATAGGTGTGTTTCCATAAACAATTAAACTATAAACATCAATATCAGAAGTTTGAGAAACATTGTTTACTTCGACATCAGCGTTAGTATAGAAGAAACCAAATCCAATTTGTTTGTTTTCAGCATATTCCCCATCAAAACCAAATCCAATACCATAAGTATCAATATCAAAACCATTTACACCATCTTTATCATCTTGAGAACCTTTAGAACCATAAGGTTTAACCCAAATGTTCTTTTCAGATAACATCTCATCCCCAGAGTTTAGACCACCAGCATTTAGGTTTACATTTTGTCTTTGAGAAACGATATTTGAAACATTGTTAGAGATTTGATTAGAAGCAGTAAAACTTGATGTTGTAGTTTGAGGAGTAGTACTATCAACAGCTTTTGCAACTGCACTATCAGATGAAAGATTATTAATTGCAGTAATGACATTTTGCATTCTAGTATAACCACTAGAACTATCTAAAACACGTGCAGCATCTTGAGCAGGTTGTTTTCCTCCTCCTAAAATAGTAGAGTTTAAAATTGAAGAAGCTGCTTCTAGATCAGTTGTTAACGTTGTTATTATAACCCCATCTGGACCTGTCACTAAAAATTCAACAGTACCTGTTTCTGGACTAAATGAAGTCGTAACAAGATAATAAGTTGTATCTGCACTTAATACTACATCATTTAGTAATGCATGTAAACCTGTTCCCCCATCATCATTACCAACAATGAAATTATCCCCAGGATTGTCTTTGTCAAATGATGAGTATAACAATAAGTAAGGATCCCCAACGGTACCTCCAATTGTAGCAAAATCATACGTACCTGCAGTTGTAACATATATAGATTGAGCAAGGTAACTATACAGTGTTGAAGTTTGAGTAGTACCACTTGCAGATGGTCTGTAGAATTGATTTGACTCATACAGTGTTGCTGAACTTGCAGTATTTACAGCAAGAGGACCTGCATGTAAATTTTGTGTTGCTATAACTGATGAAAACAGTATAGTACTGGTCAGAAGTGATAGTTTTGTTTTTGTTGTTTTCATAATTCTTCCCTTTTTTCTTTATTATAGTAAGTGAAAGTCAAATGAAAGTCGTAATTAAATAATTTTTTAAATTTTATTATCTAATTAATTTAAAAATTAAAATTTAAAAAACCTTATTATGCTAATATATCCTTTTTATTTATGAAGGACAATATTATATGAAAGAGAAGATATATTTAATTCCTGGTCTTATGACAGATGAGAGACTATGGAGTAAGTTAACACCTTATTTAGATGAAAAATATGAATTAATACATTTACCAATACCTTATAGTGAAGATTTTGATGAAATTAATAAAATATTAGATGAACAAATAGAAGATGAAAAAATCAACTTATTAGGTTTTTCTTTAGGTGGTTATATAGCTTCATATTATGCAGTTTCAAATCCAAAAAAGATTAAAAGACTATTTTTATTAAGCTCAACTCCTAGTTCAACAGAGCAAAAAGATGTTCCACGAAGAGAGAAGAAACTAGAAGAAGCTAGAGAAGGTAAGTTTACTTCTTTAGATGAGAAAAAAGCAATTGATCTTTTAGAAGTAAAAGATGATGAAGAGTTGGTTCGTATAGTATGTGATATGTTTAACGAGCTTGGAAATGAAGCTTTTACTCCTCAACTAGCCCTTACACTAAAAAGAGAAGAGTTATTTGAAAAATTAAATGAACTTGATATACCAACATATCTTTTTTATAGTTTAGAAGATAGATTGCTAAATCATACTTCAGTAAAAGCTTTAGAAGGTGTTGAACATGATTTTAAAATTAACTATAGAGTTGGAACAAGCCATAATATCTCTTTGGAAGTTCCAAGGGAGTTAAGTTTTCATATAGAAAACTGGATGAAAATTTAAAAGGAAATAATAGATGACATTTAGTGATTTTGGTTTAAAAGAACCAATAAACAAAGCCCTTGAAAATATAGGTTTAGAAGAACCAACTCAAATTCAAGAAAAAGTAATACCTTTAGTTTTAGAAAAACTTGATGTTATGGCTAAAGCACAGACAGGAAGTGGAAAAACAGCAAGTTTTGTTCTTCCTATTTTAGAAAACTTTTTAAATAATTCATATGAAGGTAAAGCTAAAGTAAGAACTTTAGTTCTTGCTCCTACAAGAGAACTAGCACTTCAAGTATCAAAGACTTTTGAAGATTTAAGTAAATATATTAAAAGAAGACCCAAGGTTGTAACTCTTATTGGTGGAGATGATATTTCTCAACAGCTTCTAGATGTACAACAAGGAAGAGATATCGTTGTTGCTACTCCTGGAAGATTACTTGATATTATTTCTAAGAAGCAGATTAATTTATCTTTTGTAGAGTATTTAGTTCTTGATGAAGCTGATAAGATGCTTGATTTTGGTTTTCAAGAAGAGTTAGATTTATTATTAGAGCAAATTCCTTCAAAAAGACAAAACTTACTTTTCTCTGCAACTTATCCTGAAAAAGTATTAGAAATCGCTTCAAAGATTACAAAAGAGGCAAAAGAAGTTTTTCTAGAAGAGAGTCAAACTGTTGAACTTATAAATCAAAGAGCAATAAAAGTAAATAGTGAAAATTGTTCAGCTCTTTTAAGGCATTTACTTAAAAAAGAGAAGTTTGAAAAAGTATTAGTTTTTATGGCTACAAATAGAGCAGCAGATAATTTAGCAGCAAAATTTAGAAAATATGGCTTTAATGCAGAGTCTTTCCATGGGCATTTAGACCAAGAAGAGAGAAACTATACTTTAGAGGATTTTAAAAACAAAGAGATAGATATACTTTTCTCTTCTGATATTGCTGCAAGAGGTTTGCATATTGATGATATTACTTGTGTTGTAAACTATGATTTACCTAGGTCTCCTGCTGATTATGTTCATAGAATAGGAAGAACAGCAAGAGCTGGTAAAAGTGGAAATGCAATATCTTTTTTAACTTTAGAAAACTATGAGCATTTTAAACTTATAGAGAAACGTTCAAATATCAATCTTGAAAAAGAAGAGATAGAAGGTTTTGAAT contains:
- a CDS encoding CopD family protein, producing MHYYEFIKAFHLISIIIWFSSSIYLLKTLFFHKNLLEIKELQIIKKLKQKEIFIYRYVSSLSFVFAVIFGIVLIIQNSALLQSGYWIYTKFFFISLLAIAHHYIRVFMDELFSTKLKYFEYLILFIVLVLSIVLFLTITKLF
- a CDS encoding cold-shock protein — protein: MATLVNGTVKWFNSEKGFGFIEQKDGGKDVFVHFRQINNPGYGRVSLEEGQEVSFEIGESDKGLQAENVTVL
- a CDS encoding pentapeptide repeat-containing protein — encoded protein: MFKTDDYWEEEFTEYKSKEMYKIYFDNCTFIKCDFSKALIHSCKFTECTFINCDLSLITLKSSTFNDVKFENSKLIGVSWSSCQEPFDISFDSCNISQNSFHLLDLRKIVFKNSLIKDSGFEECNLEGAIFDNCDLELSSFISNSLIKANFETSRNYFIDPKSNDLKDASFSLPEALSFLSLLPIKIK
- a CDS encoding cupin domain-containing protein; its protein translation is MKKVIEISENKNYSAVDLGDLNKLMEYSLIHPINKQEIEGKVFLKDSTKSSGTEISFNSLPANTAQPYFHIHNKNEETYIILKGHGFFQVDDDCFEIKEGSTIRVAPKGVRGIKNSSDDIMIYLVVQSKENSLEEHTTADGTRVPYEAKWQ
- a CDS encoding autotransporter outer membrane beta-barrel domain-containing protein — its product is MKTTKTKLSLLTSTILFSSVIATQNLHAGPLAVNTASSATLYESNQFYRPSASGTTQTSTLYSYLAQSIYVTTAGTYDFATIGGTVGDPYLLLYSSFDKDNPGDNFIVGNDDGGTGLHALLNDVVLSADTTYYLVTTSFSPETGTVEFLVTGPDGVIITTLTTDLEAASSILNSTILGGGKQPAQDAARVLDSSSGYTRMQNVITAINNLSSDSAVAKAVDSTTPQTTTSSFTASNQISNNVSNIVSQRQNVNLNAGGLNSGDEMLSEKNIWVKPYGSKGSQDDKDGVNGFDIDTYGIGFGFDGEYAENKQIGFGFFYTNADVEVNNVSQTSDIDVYSLIVYGNTPIFDNKTNLLYQVGYSWQDTTSNRGIEFMGTNAKADYTSKVASVDLRLLRDYRVNEKLLLQPLVSTTYRHFESPNYSESGADALNLEVDKFTSNELILGVGALGFYKLNENSNLFGNINIGYDLKDDNNIVSSSYQGASGLSFETEGIDNGRFSYDLGIGYENNINDLTNINFSYNFQGEGSDYTNHVISAKYTYKF
- a CDS encoding AraC family transcriptional regulator ligand-binding domain-containing protein; its protein translation is MNANFPLILFNLISNLLESKYIFDKEKYLKENNINKIDIKEVNDLLNFCIQEYKSYEILIELSKQAKPKDLGILGYLVLNSSSIAHSLKLLSTYYCLIGNSIKPTLLETNEYYKLSIYTNSKEEGLLNIEHNKIFIHLFAFLHLLNKLSSKEIVPKYINLMQDKLFDTKYISNIKVNFSQDENAIYFDKDIENINLISANKNEFEYYKNELEQLLNLNLNKESYKTKISALVFSSIMELDISLETISKKLDLHPRVLQKRLKKEKISYSHIVEDIRKKLCLYYLKKGLDTTTISIYLCYKETNSFFRSFKKWFNQTPKQYKKELEKSSNDCIKY
- a CDS encoding DEAD/DEAH box helicase translates to MTFSDFGLKEPINKALENIGLEEPTQIQEKVIPLVLEKLDVMAKAQTGSGKTASFVLPILENFLNNSYEGKAKVRTLVLAPTRELALQVSKTFEDLSKYIKRRPKVVTLIGGDDISQQLLDVQQGRDIVVATPGRLLDIISKKQINLSFVEYLVLDEADKMLDFGFQEELDLLLEQIPSKRQNLLFSATYPEKVLEIASKITKEAKEVFLEESQTVELINQRAIKVNSENCSALLRHLLKKEKFEKVLVFMATNRAADNLAAKFRKYGFNAESFHGHLDQEERNYTLEDFKNKEIDILFSSDIAARGLHIDDITCVVNYDLPRSPADYVHRIGRTARAGKSGNAISFLTLENYEHFKLIEKRSNINLEKEEIEGFELKGTPQKKKKGEAPVKGKRKSKKDKLREARAKKENS
- a CDS encoding alpha/beta fold hydrolase, which produces MKEKIYLIPGLMTDERLWSKLTPYLDEKYELIHLPIPYSEDFDEINKILDEQIEDEKINLLGFSLGGYIASYYAVSNPKKIKRLFLLSSTPSSTEQKDVPRREKKLEEAREGKFTSLDEKKAIDLLEVKDDEELVRIVCDMFNELGNEAFTPQLALTLKREELFEKLNELDIPTYLFYSLEDRLLNHTSVKALEGVEHDFKINYRVGTSHNISLEVPRELSFHIENWMKI